The Neisseria macacae ATCC 33926 genome contains the following window.
TCATCGAATAAACAAGCTTTCGATTCAAACAAAGGTCGTCTGAAAATCCGAATCCGGTTTTTCAGACGACCTTTTTCTATCCAATAAACTTCACATAATGAGGGAATGAGCGGTACTATAGTAGATTAAATTTAAATCAGGACAAAGCGACGAAGCCGCAGACAGTACAGATAGTACGGAACCGATTCACTTGGTGCTTCAGCACCTTAGAGAATCGTTCTCTTTGAGCTAAGGCGAGGCAACGCTGTACCGGTTTAAAGTTAATCCACTATACAATCCACGGCAATCTTCCATCGTTATACTGTCTATGCAAGCCATAGCGGGGTAAATTCAAATCAGGACAAGGCTGCGAAGCCACAGACCGTACAGATAATACGAAACCGATACACATCCAACCCAACACACATCATTCAAAAAACAAAAGAGCCTGCATAAAGCAGGCTCTTTATTTAAACTAATCGTACTAGATTAGAATTTGTGACGCAGACCAACCAGACCGGCGGTAGATTGAGTTTTGTCGCCACCTTTGCCTTCTTTCAACCAGCCGGCAGAAACCAAAGCAGAAGTACGTTTAGAGAAGTCGTAATCAGCACCAACAATCACTTGGTTGTATTGGCTGTTACCTTGTTTCACGCCGTTTTCTTTAGCTTTGAAGCCGTGAGCGTAAGACAGACGAGGCATTACGTTACCCATACGGTAGCCGCCAGTTACAGCAACTTCAGTACGTTCGTTTTTCTTAGCGTTAGCTACGTCAGCTTTAAAGCCTTCGTATTGACCGGCAACAGAAACCAGTACGTTGTTAGCATCGTAACCACCTACCAGACGGTGTACTTGGTAGTCTTTGTAAACGCCAGAACCCAAAGTGGTGTTGCTGTTGAACAGTTCCAGATGTTCTGTATCCAAAGATTTACGTTTTGCGAAAGTACCAGCGTAGCGACCGAAGAAACCAGAATTTTCATAGTTCAGACCCAAGTCGAAAGAGTGACGGGTTTTCTCGTTATGAACATGTTTGTCCTCAGGGTTAGCATTGTCGCGTGGTTGGTATTGAGCGCTTGCGCTGAAACCAGCAAATACTGGAGAGTCGTAACGTACAGATACTTTAC
Protein-coding sequences here:
- the porB gene encoding trimeric porin PorB, which translates into the protein MKKSLIALTLAALPVAAMADVTLYGQVKAGVEVSRTKETVNHVSTKNKTATEIADFGSRIGFKGHEHLSNNLNAIWQVEQNTSVAGTDKGWGTRESFIGLEGGFGKVRAGKLNTALKDNSDSVDPWESSDANASVLQFGKLKRVDERKVSVRYDSPVFAGFSASAQYQPRDNANPEDKHVHNEKTRHSFDLGLNYENSGFFGRYAGTFAKRKSLDTEHLELFNSNTTLGSGVYKDYQVHRLVGGYDANNVLVSVAGQYEGFKADVANAKKNERTEVAVTGGYRMGNVMPRLSYAHGFKAKENGVKQGNSQYNQVIVGADYDFSKRTSALVSAGWLKEGKGGDKTQSTAGLVGLRHKF